Part of the Paenibacillus aurantius genome, GAGCGCCGACCAGATCGTGGAAGACATCCTCTTCCTGAGCAAAGAGTAGGGCCTCATGGTATATTTTACGCATATTCTGCTCAGCAACGTCATCCCGATCTCCATTCTCATTGCCTTGGGCGCCCTCCTGCAGAGGGCGTTTCACTTGGACATCAAGACGCTTTCGAAGCTGAACTTCTATCTGTTCTCGCCGGCCATCATGTTCAAGATGCTTTATGAATCCGCTATCTCGCTCGCCATCCTGGGGCAGGTGCTTATGTATTTCGCCGTCTTCATGATTCTTCAATACGGCCTCGTCGAGTTGGTTATCCGGGTCAAACGATACACCAAAGGGATGAAGAGCGCCATGCGCAACAGCGTGCTTTTCTACAACAGCGCCAATTACGCCATTCCGCTTAACCAGCTGGTGTTCGCGGGAGATCCGTTCACCCAGTCCATCCAGATCATCATCATGATGATGCAGAGCCTGCTGCCGAATACGTACGGCGTCTATAGTGTAAACGCCCACAAAAACGAGCTGAAGGCCACCCTGCGGACAATCGCCTCGATGCCGGTCATCTATGTCATTCCGACTGCTTTCTTGATGCGGGGGCTTCATGTGCCCATTCCGCAGCCTGTGTACACGCCGATCAACTATGTCGCCGGCGCCTTTATTGCAACCGCTCTCGTCACCCTCGGGGTTCAGCTGGGCAGCATGAAGTGGCAGCTGAATCTGACGGATGTGTTCCTCTCGAACTTCCTGCGGCTGGCGGCGGGGCCGGCGCTCGGCTTTCTGGTGGTGCTCCTGTTCGGCTTCACGGGGCCGATGGCCCAGGCGCTGGTGCTTTCCTGCTCCGTGCCTACGTCGCTTAGCAGCGTCCTTCTCGCCGTCGAATTCGACAACGAGCCGGAATTCGCTTCACAGGCTGTTTTTGCCTCGACCGTGTTCAGCATCTTTACGGTGTCGTTTGTGATCTACCTTCTGCAGTTCATAGCGTAGTTCCGCCTCCCCGATCAGGGGAGGGTAGATAATCAGATCCTCAAGTCCCGCCTTCTCCAGCTGCTGAATCAAATACTCCTCGGGGGTGCCTTCCACCCCCGCATACCCTCGTCGCGTGTAGATCTGTTCGGCG contains:
- a CDS encoding AEC family transporter — encoded protein: MVYFTHILLSNVIPISILIALGALLQRAFHLDIKTLSKLNFYLFSPAIMFKMLYESAISLAILGQVLMYFAVFMILQYGLVELVIRVKRYTKGMKSAMRNSVLFYNSANYAIPLNQLVFAGDPFTQSIQIIIMMMQSLLPNTYGVYSVNAHKNELKATLRTIASMPVIYVIPTAFLMRGLHVPIPQPVYTPINYVAGAFIATALVTLGVQLGSMKWQLNLTDVFLSNFLRLAAGPALGFLVVLLFGFTGPMAQALVLSCSVPTSLSSVLLAVEFDNEPEFASQAVFASTVFSIFTVSFVIYLLQFIA